Genomic segment of bacterium:
TCTCCGGGCAGCCATGGCGACCAGTCCGAATGCCCCCTACCTGCAGGACTCGCTGGCATCCCTGGAAGCCCGGGTGCGCCAGTTGGCGCGCGAAGCGGACGAGGTGTGGCGCCCCGCGGCATCGCTGTAGGAACCTCGAGCTGAACGAGGCTGACCTCTCAGTGACAACAAATAGCCCCCTGGTGAGACACCGGGGGGCGTTTTCATCAGCGAAGTGAAGTACCCGGGTGGCTACGCGTAGCCGCCACCCTCACCAGTAGAAAACGGAGTGCCATTGCCCGGCCCCTCGTTCTCTCGCAATGCAGAAGCGACCTTCTGGACCGCTTCGCGGCCAGCTTTGATGGCATCCTGAGCGACTTCAGCAGCGTGACGCGCCTTGTCCTTCACATCCACAGCCGTATGCGACACACGCTCGGACACATCCGATGCGATGGTCTTGCCCTGCTCCTGCAGGTTGTGAGCGAGATCCCGGGTCTTGTCCGAGAGGTCGCCCGCGTAACTCTTCAACTGCTCGCGGGTCTCAGCCCCGCTCTTGGGGGCCATCAGCAGGCCGACAATGCCACCCACCAGCAGGCCGATCCCAAAACCGACCGACACCCACTTGATGGCATCGGTGCCACCCTCGTCGTAGATGTACTCCGCATACTCCGGTACCTGGTTCATATCCGTAGGCTCCTTTCAGGTTCGCCGTCTCCCAACTGCAGGAGCGGCCACGAGTCGTCAGCGGCGTTCCGGGGGACGATTGCTCCGGAGCTGCTGAAAGATACCAAACCCTTCGCGCAGTGCGCCGGCGACGTTGGTGACTGTCCGCAGTTTCGGCATTACCGTCTGCTGGAAGTCGGCCATGCCGTGCCGGACCTGGAGGACCAGCTGCTCCGCATCGGAGGCGATCCGCTCGAGTTTGGGAGTTAGGTCCTCGAGAGTGGCATCCGCCCGACGGACCAGCCCGTTCATCTGGCTCATGCTTTCTCCCGACTGCTCCAACCGCTCCAGCAGTTGCGCCTGCAGGACTTTCCAGTCGGCTTCCATCTGCAGGAGCCGGGGTTCCCAGTCTGACAGGGTCGCGTCCAGCCGACGGTTCATCTTTTGCAGTGCCTGGGCACTGCTGATGAGCATCGCGAACAGGACCAGGAGCCCAACCCCATTTACCACCAGCAGCCCCAGCAGATACTGGTTGGCCGTGGCCATGGCTGACAGACTGGTATGGTCGAGCGAGACAGTCATGGCGGGGTCCATGCGTACCTCCGGTCTGATAAGTACGACTCGCGCGGACGGGTGATGGTTGCGCCGACACCCAAATTCGCAAGTGTAACAGTCCCGCCCGGCAGGGGCGTGACGCCTGTGGCACCATAAGCCCCAGATCACCGCTGGAGGCTGGCCCGGTCGTGGCGTATCTCGCCCTGTATCGTAAATACCGGCCACTGACTTTTGGCGAAGTCATTGGGCAGGAGTTCGTGACCACCGCACTGCAACACGCAGTAGCCGGTGACCGGCTGGCCCATGCCTACCTCTTTTCTGGTCCGCGAGGGACTGGCAAAACCTCCACCGCCAGGATTTTCGCCCGGGCGATCAACTGTCTCGCCCCAGCCGCTGGCGAGCCCTGCAATACCTGCGCGAACTGTAAGTCGATTCTGGCAGGTCAGTGGGGACTCATCGAGATTGATGGGGCCAGCCATAACCGCGTGGAGGACATGCGGGGGCTTCTCGACTCCGTACTTCATGTTCCGATGTCCGGACGGTACAACGTCTACATCATTGATGAAGTCCACATGCTCTCCAATGCGGCGTTCAATGCCTTCCTGAAGACCCTGGAAGAGCCCCCCGCCCATGTCAAGTTCATCCTTGCGACCACCGAGCCGTTCAAAGTCCCCCGCACCATTCACTCCCGGTGCCAGCACTACCTCTTTCAGACCGTCTCCACCGCGGAAGTCGCGAGCCATGTGACCCGGGTCTGTGAGGAAGAATCCATCACCATCGATCCGGTCAGTGCCCGGCTTGTAGCTGAAGCGGGAAACGGATCGATTCGCGACGCCCTCTCCGTGCTCGACCGGGTGGTGGCGTACTGCACCGGCGACATTACTGGCGAGGCCGTCCAGCGTCTGCTCGGCCTGGGCGACATCGATACCGTGCTACGCCTGCTGGAAGCTGCAGCCGGGGAGTCTGACAGTCACTTCATGGAGACACTGGAAGCCACGGTCCTCCAGGGGGCCGACCTGGCGGAACTGGTGAAGAGCTTGCTGGAGTACGGCCGGGTGCTCCTTTTCCTGCTGGCGGGGGTGGTCGATGAGGCCCTGCTGGGAATGCCCATGACCGCCGGACAGAAGGAGGCGTCCATCGCGCTGGCACAGGAGCTCGGACGAGATCGGCTCTATCTCGTGGTCGAGGTCATCGCATCCCTGCAGCAGCAGCTCCGGTTCGATGTCGATAAGCGACTCGGGTTCGAACTGGGACTGCTCCAGTTGCGCCATCAGCTCACGACATCGCCGACCGCTCCTGCCACAGCGTCTGCTGCTCCCGTACCTCGACCTGCGGCTGAGCCCTCCCGCCCGATGCCGTCGGGTCCTCCCACCGACCTGCGACAACCCCAAGCTGCGCCGGCTCCCCCCCCGCGGCGAAAGCCTGAGAAAACATCCGATCTGGAGGTGCAGTCGCTGGAGGAACTGGCGGCAGCACTGGAGCGACCCTCGCAAAAGGGATCCGCGACTTCCAGGCCCTCAGCTGAAACTCCGGTCGGCAACGTAACACCTGTCACCAGTCGTCAGGTCACAGTCGCGACGGGACACCCTGCACTCTGGCAGACTTTCCTGCAGGATGTCCGGGCCGAACATCCCGCTTGGGTGGTCCTCTTGCAGGGTCTGGTGTGTGCCCCGGCACCCGAGCATCAGCTTCTGATCGATAAAACGCTTTCCCATCCGATTGCCGTCGCCTGGCTCCAGGATGCCCAGCAAATCGCGCACCTCAAGGCGGCGTATCATGCCGCCATCGGACAGCCGCTGCAGATCGGCAGCGCGGATCGCCCCCCACTCCCACCGGCACAGGGCAACCAGGAACTGCTGGCGGGAATCGATGCGCCCCCTTCCTGGACCGAGGAAGCGGCCAGTACGCTGAAGTCCTTCTTCCCGGATGCCACCGTTCGTCCGGAATAGCACACGACCCAGGAGGCACCAGACCATGCTCCCAGACCTGCAGACACTGATGAAAGAAGCGGAAGCCATGCAGGGACGCATGGAAGCTGCCCGGACCCGTCTGGGAGGCATGATCCTGCAGGGCTCCGCAGCCGAGGGTGAAATCACGGTCACGATCAACGGCTTGCTAGAAGTACAGAAGGTCAGCATTTCGGTAGCTGCCGCAGACAAGTACAACTTGAAGGAAATCGAGGACCATCTGCAGGTCGCGATGAACATGGCCCTCCAGATGGCACAAGCACAGGCCAGCAGCGAAATGGAAAAGGCATCCGGTGGGCTGAATCCCGCGAAACTGCTTAAAAATCTCCAGGGATTCGGGGCATAGTCACGCACGCTCATGGTGTATGTCCTCGCGCCCTTTACACGCATTGTGAATGAACTGAGCAAGCTGCCGGGGATCGGACCCCGGAGCGCTCAACGGCTGGCGATGTATCTCCTGCGTGCGCCACAGCAACAGAATCACGAGCTGGCGGAAGCCATCGCCACTCTGCAACTACGGATCACCCTGTGTCCCCAGTGCTTCAATCTGGCTGAAGGGGGAGCGCTGTGCC
This window contains:
- the ybaB gene encoding Nucleoid-associated protein YbaB; translation: MLPDLQTLMKEAEAMQGRMEAARTRLGGMILQGSAAEGEITVTINGLLEVQKVSISVAAADKYNLKEIEDHLQVAMNMALQMAQAQASSEMEKASGGLNPAKLLKNLQGFGA